In the genome of Streptomyces sp. SAI-127, the window TCGTGGTGGCCTGGGTGACCTGCTTGGTGCTCCGGCGCAGGTCACGGACGTCCGGGACGCACAGGACGGCCGCCGTGACCGCCGCGATCAGGCCCGAGCAGCCCCACAGGGCCGCGGTGCGTCCGAACGCCGACTCCGCCGGGCCCGCCAGCGCCGCCGCGAGCGGCATGAGGGCGACCGAGCCGAACCAGTCGTAGGCCGAGACCCGGGAGAGCTTGTCCTCGGGTATCTCCTGGTGCAGGGCGGTCATCCAGGAGACGCCGAACACCTCGACGGTCGCGCCGGCCACGAACATCGCCGTGCACAGGAGGGGTACCGACACCGGTACGGCCAGCGCGGCGGACGGCAGCGCCATCGGGAACACGCACAGGATGCCCACGAAGAGCAGCCGGTGCGGCTTCCAGCGGGTCATGAGGAGGGCGCCGACGACCGTGCCCGCGCCGAAGAAGCCGAGGGCGACACCCCAGGGGCCCGCCCCGCCCAGGTCGTCCCGGGCGACGAGCGGGCCGTAGACCGCGTCGGCGGCGCCGAGCACCGCGTTGGCCACGGAGAACTGGACGACGATGCCCCACAGCCACGGCCGACCCGCGACCTCCCGCCAGCCGTCGCGCAGGTCGGCGAGCATCCCGGCGCCCGGTTCGCGCGCCGGGATGTGGCTCACGTCGAGGAAGGCGCGGAGCGAACCCGCGACCGCGAAGGCCATCGCGTCTGCCGCGAGCACCCAGCCGGGGCCGACCGCGGCGACCAACGCACCGCCGAGCGCGGCACCGCCCAGGGCCGCGCCCTGCATCGCCATCCGGAACACCGCGAAGGCACGGCCGGCCTGTTCGCCGCTCACCGAGGACAACAGCATGCCCTCGGCCGCCGGGCTGAAGAACGCGTGGCCCGTGCCGCCGAGCGCGGTCAGCAGCATCATCTGCCAGAGCCGGGGCTCGCCGGCTAGGACGAGGACGGCGAACGCGCCCTGGGAGAGGCAGTTGAGGGTGTTGGCCGCGACCATCACCCGGTGCCGGGGCAGGCGGTCCGCCACCGCGCCGCCGATCAGCAGGAACACCACCAGCGGGAGGGTGCGCGCGGCGGCCACCAGGCCCACGTCGCCGCTGTCGCCGCCCGCCTCCAGTACGGCGAACGCGGCGGCGATCAGGGCGCCGTTGCTGCCGAGGTTGGTCACGAACGCGGCGGCGGTCAGAAGGCCGTAGTTGCGGCTCGCCCAGGCGGGTCTGCGGGCACGGCGGGAGGCGGCGGTGGGGGTCACCGGCCGACTATCGCCGCCGGGGGGCTGCCTTGCCAAACCCTTTCCAGGACAGATCGGGATGCGGCCATGTCCGGAAGGAGACGCCGATCACTGGTGCCGGGCCTGGTCAGCGCGATTTACTCGTGGGTAACATCCCGGGCATGAGCGCAGACCAGATGTCCGTCGGCGAGATGCTCGCCGCCACCGTGCCGATGGTGCGGACCCTGAACATCGAGTTCCTGGAGACCGGCCCGGAGAAGGTCGTGGTCGCCCTGCCCGACCAGGGCGAGTTCCACAACCACGTGGGCGGACCGCACGCCGGGGCGATGTTCACGCTCGCCGAGTCGGCCAGCGGGGCGGTCGTCCTGGCCGCGTTCGGGGACCAGCTCTCGCGCGCGGTGCCGCTCGCCGTCAACGCGGAGATCGCCTACCGCAAGCTCGCGATGGGCCCGGTGACCGCCACGGCCACCCTGGGCCGCCCGGCCTCCGAGGTCGTCGCCCAACTCGACGCCGGGGAACGCCCCGAGTTCCCGGTCACGATCGAGATCCGCCGCGCGGACGGGGCTGTCACGGGCGAGATGACGGTGGTGTGGACGCTTCGACCGAACGGCTGAGCGGCTGAGCGGGGGCCTGAGGGGCGCCTTTCCGTCCCTCAGGCCGCCAACCGCCTCCGCCCCGCCCCCTCGCCGCTTTCGAACTCCGCCACGAACCCCTTGAGCCAGTCGATGAACTCGGGGCCCAGGTCGTCGCGGTCGCAGGCCAGGCGTACCACCGTGCGGAGGTAGTCCGCCTTGTCGCCGGTGTCGTAGCGGAGGCCGTCGAAGACGACGCCGTGGACCGTGCCGTCGGCCGCGAGGTTCTGGAGGGCGTCGGTGAGCTGGATCTCGCCGCCGCGGCCCGGCGGAGTGCGGTCCAGGACGTCGAAGACCTCGGGGTCGAGGACATAGCGGCCGATGACCGCGTAGGCGCTCGGCGCGGTCTCGGCCGAGGGCTTCTCGACCAGGCCGGTCACGCGGACCAGGCCCTTCTCCTCCGTGGGCGTCACGGCCGCGCAGCCGTAGAGGTGGATCTGCTCGCGCGGTACCTCCATGAGGGCCACCACACTCCCGGCGTACCGGTCGCGGACGTCGAGCATCGTGCTGAGCAGGGTCTCGCGCGGGTCGATCAGGTCGTCGCCGAGGAGGACGGCGAAGGGCTGGTCGCCGACGTGGCGGCGGGCACAGAGCACCGCGTGGCCGAGGCCGAGCGGCTCGCCCTGGCGGATGTGGTGGATGTTGGCCAGGCGCGCGGGATCGCGCACGGCGTCGAGGCGTACCGCGTCGCCCTTGGCCGCGAGGGCCTGCTCCAGTTCGAAGGCGTTGTCGAAGTGGTCCTCTATGGCCCGCTTGTGGCGGCCGGTGACCATCAGGACGTCGTCGAGCCCGGCCGCGGCGGCCTCCTCGACGACGTACTGGATGGCCGGCTTGTCGACGACCGGGAGCATCTCCTTCGGCGTCGCCTTGGTCGCCGGCAGGAATCGGGTGCCGAGCCCGGCAGCCGGGACGACTGCCTTGCGGACCGTGCGGGTGGGGACCGTGGTGTCGGTCGTGTGGGGGACGATCATGCCGATCATGCTGCGTCACCCGGATGAGAACCCACCGGGAGACGCCTGGGAGCCTGCTGTGGACCCGGCCGGAGTGGGAGATTTCGTGTGCCAAGCACCGGACCGCGCTCACAACTTGAGTCCCGCGCACCGCTTAATTTTCGAATACGGGTGCGGATACCGGCGGTAACATTTCTGAACCGTCCTCTTTTTGAACATGGGTCACTCCACCTTCTTGTTTGCTGTACATCAATTGTGCGAAGGTGAGCGCCCCCCGGGATGAACCGGGTCGCATCTGATGCGGCATAGGTATGCACCAATCAGGCGCCTGCTTTCCGAGGACGCGCATATCCCATGCCGTCCTGCGGCTTGGAAGGAATTGGTCCCGTGCAATCCGCTTACCCCCCACGACCCCCTTACCCTCCACGCCCCGGATCGAGTCCGGCGGAGTCCGACCGCCATCTTCTGGCCCGGCTGGGAGAGAACAGCGTGGACGGCCATGCCGTCGCGCTGTTGATGACGCGTCACTGGCAGGCGACCTACGAATACTCGGTCATCTGCCTTGCCTCCTGGTCGGGTTCGGCGTCGATGGCGGCCGCGGCGGCATTTCACCGGGTGCTCGGCCGGGCGGGTGACGGCGCGCTGCGCCCCCAACTTCTTGTTGCGGTGAGGGAGTTCGTCAAGGAGTGGGCCGCAGACGACGAAATCTCCGCCGTACTGCCGGAACTTCGCAAGACAATCGGCGGCCGCGGTCTACGTGCGGCGAGGTCCGCCACCCCTGAAAGAAGGCAGCTCGCCGAGCGCGCATTCAGGGCCCTTCCCGGCGCATCTCAATGCCTGCTGTGGCACAGTGAGGTCGAGGCCGAACCCATATCCGTACCGGCCGGTCTGCTGGGTGTGGACGCGTCCCGTGCGGCGGCCGCCCTCGATCAGGCGCGCGAGCAATTCCGAACGGGCTGTGTCCGTGCTCACCGGGAACTCGCGCCCACCAGTGAATGCCGCTTCTACAATCGTCTCCTGGATGTACCGATTCGTCGGGGCGGGGGCCTTCTGCCCGATGTCCGTAAACATCTGACGGATTGCCGGTATTGCCGTCACGCCGCGGAACAGCTCAGCCATTTCGAGGGCGGTCTGGAGGTGCTGCTCGCCGAGACGGTGCTCGGCTGGGGCGCCCACCGCTATCTCGACTCGCGGCCCGCGCGTTCCGCCGAGCGTCCGGCCCCGGCCCCGCCCGGCGCGGCCCGCGCAAAGCCCGGCGGCCGCCACCGCCCCGTCCCCGCAGGCCTCCTCGCGCAGCCGCGCAAGAGCGCCCGTGCCGTTCTCGTCGGCGCCGGTCTTACCTCCCTGGTTCTGCTCGCCACGGTGCTCGTGGCCAAGGGCTGGTCGGACGACGGCAGTGTTCCCACGCCCGGCGCCACCTGGGGCGCGGTGAGCGGGAACACCGTACGGCCGACTCCGTCGACGGTCTCCCAGGGCGCCGGGTCCCCGTCCACGGCCTCGATGGGCAACCCCGTGGAGGTCGGCCACGGCAGGCTCCGCAACGCCGACGCCGGCCTGTGCCTCGACACCCAGGACGCCCACCAAGCCCGGACCGCGGCCGGTACGAAGGCCGTGCTGACGGAGTGTTCCTCCGCCGGATCCCAGCAGTGGTCGTACCAGGAGGACGGACTGCTGCGCAGCGCGGCCGATCCCAGGCTCTGCCTCGACTCGGACACCGAGAAGCGGACGGTCGTGGTCGCCGACTGCCTGACCCACGCCGGTGAGGTCCGCTACGACCTCACCGTGCGGGGCGAACTGCTGCTGCGCCGCGGGAAGGGGCTCCTGGTCGCGCCCGGCAAGGGGGAGACCGTCGTCGTCACCGGGCGGAACGGCTCGCAGGGGCAGAGGTGGACGCTGGAGTTCGCCGACGAGAGCGCGCCGGCACAACAGGGCACGCGGTCGCCCGAGGACGCGGAGACGGGCCGGCCCTCCGGGGGACCGGACGAGGATCCGGTCGCACCCCACCTCGCCCCCGCCCCGCCCTCGGGTTCCGACGACCACCCCGACAGCCGTCCCGAAGACAGCCCCGGCCGGCCCTCGGACCAGCACGGAACCCCGTCGCAGCAGTACGGGACACGGGTCGCCCAGGTCGACGACAGCGACTCCGAGCCGGCCACTCCGGCCGCGCCGGCCGAGCGGGCCGGGGCGGTGGTGGGTGCGGTCGTCGACACCGCCACCTCGGTGACGGCGCCTCTCACCTCGACGCTCGGGAACGCACTGCCGTAGGAGACCGAAGGTGAGCTGTTGCTCCGTACGTCGGTTCTCGTGACCCGGTAGGCTGCCACGGCGTGCGTCGGTACTTGGCGCACGCCGGGAACGCGACTCAGGAGGAACCGGCGTTGCACGTCCAGGAATGGCTCGACACCGTGCCCCCGGCCGCCGTCTACGCCCTGGTGGGCCTGGTCATCGGCCTGGAGAGCCTGGGCATTCCGCTGCCCGGCGAGATCATCCTGGTCTCCGCCGCGCTGCTGTCCTCGCAGCACGCGGGGATCAATCCCGTGGTGCTCGGTGCGTGCGCCAGCGTCGGGGCGGTCGTCGGTGACTCCATCGGCTATGCGATCGGGCGCAAGGGCGGTCGGCCACTGCTCACCTGGCTCGGCAACAAGTTCCCGAGGCACTTCAGCGAGGGCCATGTCGCCACGGCGGAGCGGTCCTTCGAGAAGTGGGGCATGTGGGCGGTGTTCTTCGGCCGCTTCGTCGCGCTGCTGAGGATCTTCGCCGGGCCGCTCGCCGGTGTGCTGCGGATGCCGTACTGGAAGTTCCTGATCGCCAACGTGCTGGGCGGGATCATCTGGGCGGGCGGGACGACCGCGGTCATCTATTACGTGGGGATCGTCGCCGAGTCGTGGCTGAAGCGGTTCTCGTGGCTCGGACTCGTGCTGGCCGTGCTGATCGGGCTCACTTCGATGCTCGTGCTCAAGCGCAGGGCGGCGAAGGCGACGGCCCAGATGCAGGCGGCCGAACCGGAGACCGTCCCGGCCGCCGACTGAGGCTCACGGCTTGTCGTGCACCTCGCTGTGCGCCTGGGCCAGATCCGCGTAGAGCGTTCCGTTCAGGGTGACTCCCTCACGCTCCTCCTCCGTGAGCTCCCGCCGCACCTTCGCCGGCACGCCCGCCACCAGCGAACCGGGTGGCACCTGCATGCCCTGCGGTACCAGTGCCTGGGCCGCCACGAGGGAACCCGCCCCGATCACCGCGCCGTTCAGCACCGTCGCGCCCATGCCGATCAGGCAGTCGTCCTCGACCGTCGCTCCGTGGACCACCGCGTTGTGTCCCACCGAGACGCGCTCGCCGATCGTCACCGGGAAGCCGGGGTCGGCGTGCAGGGTGCAGTTGTCCTGGATGTTGCTCTGGGCGCCGACTGAGATGCGTTCTACATCGCCGCGGGCCACCGCGCCGTACCAGAGGCTCGCCCCCGCCTGCAGCGTCACGTCACCGATCACCGACGCGGTGGGCGCCACGAAGGCCTGCCCGTCGATCTTCGGTTCCTTACCGCCGATGCCCGTGATCAACGCCTTGTGCGCCATTTCGCCTCCTGGTTCGCGATATGCCGAACCGTACGCCACCGGGTGGGGCGAAGATCACAAGCCCTCCATCTCATCTGTGCGCCGTGCGCTCAGTACGGTGTGCTCGTGCCGAAGAGCAAGAACACGTTCTCATCCTGGCGGGGCCGTCTGGTCCAGCGTGCTGTCCACGCGGGCTGGGCCTGGGTGCAGCGCACGGGCTCCGTCACCGCCGAGCGCCCGGGGCGCTTCCGCTTCGGCGCGCTGGGGGTGCACACCCGGCTGGCCTTTCCGCTCGGCACGGTCTTCGGTGAACCGTGGATCCATGTCGGCTCCCACTGCATCGTCGGCGAGCAGGTCACTCTGACCGCCGGCCTGATGCCCGACCTGGACCTCGGTCCGGAGCCGATCCTGCGCATCGGCGACGGGGTCGTGCTGGGGCGCGGCAGCCATGTCATCGCCGACACCACGGTCACCATCGGCAGCGACTGCTACTTCGGGCCGTACGTCTATGTCACGTCCACCAATCACTCGTACGACGATCCCCACGAGCCCATCGGCAAGCAGTGGCCGCGGATGGAGCCGGTGGAGATCGGGCCGGGGTGCTGGATCGGGACCGGGGCGGTGATCCTGCCCGGTGCGCGGATCGGGCGGAACGTCGTCGTGGCCGCCGGGGCCGTGGTGCGGGGTGTGGTGCCGGACCACGCGGTGGTGGCGGGGGCGCCCGCTCGTGTCGTACGGCGCTGGACCGCCGAGGACGGCTGGCAGCCGCCGCTCAGGACCCCGGCGCCGGTACCGATACCCGAGGGAGCCACGGCGGAACAGCTCAACGCGCTGGCCGGGCTGGACGAGGAGACGGCGGCGAAACTCGCCCAACTGGACGAGGACGCGGCGGGGCGACTTGCCGGACTGGACTGAGGGATGGGGCGGCGGGGGACGCGTTGAGTGGGGTGGGCTGAGGGACGGGGTGGCCGGGGGACGCGTTGAGTGGGGTGCGCTGAGGGGCGGGCTGGAGGAGGGCGCGTTGACTCGGGTGGGCTGAAGGTGTGCCGGGTTTGCTTGCGGTGGGGGCGGCGGGTTGGCTGGGGCGGGTGTCGGGGGAGCCTGGTGGGCGGGTTGGGCCCTGAGTGCCGGGCCGGGCGGCGTCGCGGGCTTGGTGGGCGGTTGGGTTGACGGTGGGTCGGATTGCCCGTTCGGACTCGGCTGGGCCGATTGGCGGGGGAGCTCGCTGAGTCGGGTGGGGTGAGGGGTGCCGCGAGCGGGCTCTGTCGGCTGGGCCGACCGGCGTCGGGTCAGTTCCTTTGAGAGGAGCAGGATGTCGGCCGGGGCCAGGGTCGCGTCGTTGCCTGGAGGGCGCTCGGCGTCTGCCGGGAGAGCTGTGCCCGGCGTGGGATGTGGCCTCAGGTCTATCGGGTCCACCGGGTAGTGGGCCACGGCGAAGCAGGTCAACGTGCCGGGCGGCCTGGATCAGGGGCGGTGGCGACGCTCGCCGGGCTGGGGGTCAGACGGTCGCGAGGAGCACGGTGCCGGTCAGGGCCAGGGCTGCGCTCGTTGCCGGGAGGACGCGGGGCGTTTGCTGGGGAGGGAGCTGTGTCCGGTGTGGGATGTGACCACCGGGTAGTCAGGACGGAGTCAGCCAGTCGCCAGGAGCAGGGTGCCGAGCAGGGCCAGGCCCGCGCCCGTTGCCTGGAGGGTGCGGAGGCGTTCGCTGAGGAAGCCGCGGGCGGCCAGGGCCGTGACCACCGGGTAAAGCGAGGCCAGGACGGCGGCCACCATGACCGGGCCGTGCTGGGCGGCCACCGAGTACGTGCCGTTCGCCGCCACGTCCGCGAGGCCGATGAAGGCGAGCGCGGGGAGGGAGGACCAGGGGAAGCCGGTGGTCGGGAGCGCGGGCGTGCCCCGTTTCACCGAGACGTACAGGGCCGCGCCGCCCACCGCCACGTTGACCAGGCGTTGCACGAACAGGGCGAGGAACAGGCCGGTGACGGTCGTGGACGCCTCCGCGATCAGGGCGAACACCGTACCGAAGCCGAGAGCCGCGATCAGGGTGAGGACGATCGCCCGGCGTTGCACCGGGGCGCCGCGCAACTGGGGGCCGCCCGCCAGGATCACTCCGGTGACGGCCACCGCGATGCCCGCGGCCTGCGTGAGCCCGGGACGCTCGCCGAGGAAGAGGCCCACGCCGACCGGGACCGCCACGCTCAGCGTGCCCAGCGGAGAGACGACACCCATCGGACCCAGCGCGAGCGCCTTGTAGA includes:
- a CDS encoding MFS transporter, whose protein sequence is MTPTAASRRARRPAWASRNYGLLTAAAFVTNLGSNGALIAAAFAVLEAGGDSGDVGLVAAARTLPLVVFLLIGGAVADRLPRHRVMVAANTLNCLSQGAFAVLVLAGEPRLWQMMLLTALGGTGHAFFSPAAEGMLLSSVSGEQAGRAFAVFRMAMQGAALGGAALGGALVAAVGPGWVLAADAMAFAVAGSLRAFLDVSHIPAREPGAGMLADLRDGWREVAGRPWLWGIVVQFSVANAVLGAADAVYGPLVARDDLGGAGPWGVALGFFGAGTVVGALLMTRWKPHRLLFVGILCVFPMALPSAALAVPVSVPLLCTAMFVAGATVEVFGVSWMTALHQEIPEDKLSRVSAYDWFGSVALMPLAAALAGPAESAFGRTAALWGCSGLIAAVTAAVLCVPDVRDLRRSTKQVTQATTNDSADAERPVGGLG
- a CDS encoding DUF4442 domain-containing protein, giving the protein MSVGEMLAATVPMVRTLNIEFLETGPEKVVVALPDQGEFHNHVGGPHAGAMFTLAESASGAVVLAAFGDQLSRAVPLAVNAEIAYRKLAMGPVTATATLGRPASEVVAQLDAGERPEFPVTIEIRRADGAVTGEMTVVWTLRPNG
- the galU gene encoding UTP--glucose-1-phosphate uridylyltransferase GalU yields the protein MIVPHTTDTTVPTRTVRKAVVPAAGLGTRFLPATKATPKEMLPVVDKPAIQYVVEEAAAAGLDDVLMVTGRHKRAIEDHFDNAFELEQALAAKGDAVRLDAVRDPARLANIHHIRQGEPLGLGHAVLCARRHVGDQPFAVLLGDDLIDPRETLLSTMLDVRDRYAGSVVALMEVPREQIHLYGCAAVTPTEEKGLVRVTGLVEKPSAETAPSAYAVIGRYVLDPEVFDVLDRTPPGRGGEIQLTDALQNLAADGTVHGVVFDGLRYDTGDKADYLRTVVRLACDRDDLGPEFIDWLKGFVAEFESGEGAGRRRLAA
- a CDS encoding RICIN domain-containing protein encodes the protein MTRHWQATYEYSVICLASWSGSASMAAAAAFHRVLGRAGDGALRPQLLVAVREFVKEWAADDEISAVLPELRKTIGGRGLRAARSATPERRQLAERAFRALPGASQCLLWHSEVEAEPISVPAGLLGVDASRAAAALDQAREQFRTGCVRAHRELAPTSECRFYNRLLDVPIRRGGGLLPDVRKHLTDCRYCRHAAEQLSHFEGGLEVLLAETVLGWGAHRYLDSRPARSAERPAPAPPGAARAKPGGRHRPVPAGLLAQPRKSARAVLVGAGLTSLVLLATVLVAKGWSDDGSVPTPGATWGAVSGNTVRPTPSTVSQGAGSPSTASMGNPVEVGHGRLRNADAGLCLDTQDAHQARTAAGTKAVLTECSSAGSQQWSYQEDGLLRSAADPRLCLDSDTEKRTVVVADCLTHAGEVRYDLTVRGELLLRRGKGLLVAPGKGETVVVTGRNGSQGQRWTLEFADESAPAQQGTRSPEDAETGRPSGGPDEDPVAPHLAPAPPSGSDDHPDSRPEDSPGRPSDQHGTPSQQYGTRVAQVDDSDSEPATPAAPAERAGAVVGAVVDTATSVTAPLTSTLGNALP
- a CDS encoding DedA family protein translates to MHVQEWLDTVPPAAVYALVGLVIGLESLGIPLPGEIILVSAALLSSQHAGINPVVLGACASVGAVVGDSIGYAIGRKGGRPLLTWLGNKFPRHFSEGHVATAERSFEKWGMWAVFFGRFVALLRIFAGPLAGVLRMPYWKFLIANVLGGIIWAGGTTAVIYYVGIVAESWLKRFSWLGLVLAVLIGLTSMLVLKRRAAKATAQMQAAEPETVPAAD
- a CDS encoding gamma carbonic anhydrase family protein, translated to MAHKALITGIGGKEPKIDGQAFVAPTASVIGDVTLQAGASLWYGAVARGDVERISVGAQSNIQDNCTLHADPGFPVTIGERVSVGHNAVVHGATVEDDCLIGMGATVLNGAVIGAGSLVAAQALVPQGMQVPPGSLVAGVPAKVRRELTEEEREGVTLNGTLYADLAQAHSEVHDKP
- a CDS encoding acyltransferase, whose protein sequence is MPKSKNTFSSWRGRLVQRAVHAGWAWVQRTGSVTAERPGRFRFGALGVHTRLAFPLGTVFGEPWIHVGSHCIVGEQVTLTAGLMPDLDLGPEPILRIGDGVVLGRGSHVIADTTVTIGSDCYFGPYVYVTSTNHSYDDPHEPIGKQWPRMEPVEIGPGCWIGTGAVILPGARIGRNVVVAAGAVVRGVVPDHAVVAGAPARVVRRWTAEDGWQPPLRTPAPVPIPEGATAEQLNALAGLDEETAAKLAQLDEDAAGRLAGLD
- a CDS encoding EamA family transporter, with amino-acid sequence MTAFFALATSLLWGLADFGGGVLTRRLPALTVVVVSQAIAAAVLGGIVVATGGWSEAGPRLWFAFAAGLAGPVALICFYKALALGPMGVVSPLGTLSVAVPVGVGLFLGERPGLTQAAGIAVAVTGVILAGGPQLRGAPVQRRAIVLTLIAALGFGTVFALIAEASTTVTGLFLALFVQRLVNVAVGGAALYVSVKRGTPALPTTGFPWSSLPALAFIGLADVAANGTYSVAAQHGPVMVAAVLASLYPVVTALAARGFLSERLRTLQATGAGLALLGTLLLATG